The Pogoniulus pusillus isolate bPogPus1 chromosome 6, bPogPus1.pri, whole genome shotgun sequence genomic interval aaacaacctGTTGCCCCCTTGAATTTAGAAACATTAAGCCACTTCCACTGTGATTTTTACATTGGCTGTTGAACAGAAAATACTGAAAATCTGGAGTGTCAGTCCTTTTTCTACATACAGCCAACATTTGCAGGAGGTATGGACCTGAATAAATTTGTTGCAGGAAACTTGTATTACTAGTGATTGAAAACTGTTACCAAATCAACACCAGTGATGCCTGGCTTAGACTAGCAAAAGGTGTAACAGGGTAGCAGTACAATCAAGTTAGATCATGACATGCAGTGAAGCACGCTTCCTCTGATGCAGGTCAGTTTGTATTCTGGCCAGATTCATTGGGTAACAAACTCTTTTTAACCCAATGAACTCAAGTACAAACCATTACCATCTACCTCAGTGTAGCACTGTACTCAGTTTTGGCTGTTATAAACATGTACTGCCTTAAGAGACGCATGCTCTGAATGTCCTTCTGCTTCAGCACACTACTTGACCTTATTTTAGATCTGTGCATGAACTGCAGTAACTGGAAAGGAAGATGGAGCTTTTTATTAGCAGCAGTGGCTGTCCACAACCAGCTCTTGTAAAACACAAAATTACCTTCTAGCACACAATGTGTCTTTCAACCACTCTTAGAGCTGTTCCATTAGCCAGAGCCTTTACAGAGAGCGAAAACCAAAACTAGGAAGAAATTTAACTGAATTTTAGATGAGGATAAAATTCCACAGGGAAATTTTTAAGGACATAACAAGAGTGCACAAATGTTAGCTACAAACAGAAGGCCAAGTTTCCATTTAATCCCTTGAAAACATACGAGTCCAAAAGCATTAACTTACTAGGATGTGCCTATTTTCCTGACACCAACTTGTCAAAGGTTATTTAAACATTTTAATTTCTCACCTTAGAGGGATCATAACAAATGTGTTTATAGAAATAACTCAGTCATATTGTTATCATGTTAGAAATTTAATGCATAAAAGAAATTTGCTACCTCTGTTGTAAAGTTCCTGTGCTTAGATGACACTTCACCAgcattaatatatatatacatattttcCCCTAAACACTCATGTTGTCTCAGGACCATGAAGATACCTGTCAAAAAAAAGGGCTCAGTGTATGTAGTTTCTCCAACAGCAGCACATGAGCAGGAAAGATTCACAATCAGAATTTCACACTTACTGTACAAATCTAAACAGCTACTGTTGGACAGTGATCatagaagatcatagaatcttagaagatcatagaatcagtcaggttggaagtgacctccaagatcacccagtcccacctagcacccagccctagccagtcaactagaccatggcactaagtgcctcagccaggctttacttgaacacctccagggatggtgactccaccacctccctgggcagcccattccaattcaaatcactctctggcaagaactacctcctaacatccagcctgtacttgccccagcacaacttgagactgtcccctttttctgtgctggtcgcttgggagaagagaccaacccccacctggctacaacctccattcaggtagttgtagacagcaatgaggtcacccctgagcctcctcttctctaggctaaacaaccccagctgcctcagcctctcatttGTGTAGGAAACTAATGATATTAATTTTATACAGAAACTGATCAGAATAATATGGACAAGTTTCTTCCAAGTGTGGCAAAGATTTGATATCCATCTTCATACTTTATTCCTCAACACATTTTCTGGTAACTGCAACAACCCACATCATCCTTCTACCCCTCTATTGATTGGtgccagccttcttgtagcagATCagcttcattttttcccctcagcatttttttcctcaagccTGCTACAAACTGCTTCCCTAGCCAAAGCAACCTCATTGCCCAAGTGACATCAGATGTTAATCTTTCATCTATATACCAACTGTTACTGTGTTTATGATGCCAGGACACTTATCTCTGGTCCTCCAGACTCTGCTTCCATGGTAACTGTTTCTTTGATCTGCTCTGGTTTGTCTTTTGCCTTCTAGACaagcacctccagctagagGCCACCATTACCTGGCTGCCCCTTGCATCTCACTGAACAGAGATGAAGCCTCAGCAAGAAGCTTAACTACTTGATCCAGTTTCAGTTAAATCAAGCCCTGAGGCTTCTGCCCATCTTTTTGAGTATTTCGCAGGAAGATTTCATGTGTTCTTAGTACTCCAATTATGCAATTCTGATTCCTTCCTACAAGTCCTAAACATTTTTTGAGACAATTGTATCCTCTGTAAAAAAACACTCAAGTCTTAGCCAGTAAAAATGTTAATGAAAGCCCTTCCATATATACCAATTTGAGGTTATTCATCAATGGTTTAATTTACAAGTTCAGTCTACTTTGGACTCCAGATTGGTCAACCAATAGTAAAATACTTGAGATGATGAAATTTGAAGGTCAGGCTAAAGTGTAAAAGCAGGCAATAATGACAGAAACTAGTATCTATAGATAGGCTGTGCCAAGACCAGCAGGAAATAAAAGGGTACCTTTAGCTCACAGTAGGGAAAGAAGTGAAGATTCCTGTTCATCAGTTCTCTCCACTTAATTGTTGTACCTCCCACAGGAAAGGGGATTAACCTATAGTCTTCGCAGCATGACATATGCATTAAACTCCTGAATTACAGAACATCTGCTACACATTGCTTACACTGTAGTCCAGGAAGGCAAAGTGCTGGCAGAACAGAAACTCACAGGAAGAGTTGCTAACATCTCCAGCCGGATGAAGCACCGAGATTTCAGATGACAGCTCTTCCATCGCTTGCAAGGTTCCAGgtggaatgacaggacaaagaaagaTACATCAACCCAGAATATTGCAAAACAGTGGAAAAACTCAAAGGAGTTGACTTGACAGGAGAGAATTCATCTTCTTTTCAGCCTATCTTATGACAAATGGCTATGGAAGTCTTCTTTCTGTTGCTGTCTTGCATTGCTATGTTCACATCACCCCCTAGTGATTGTTCAACTACATTTAACAGCATGACCTTTGATGTTGACCATTATACACAGAAAGTTTAGTACAGGTACTACCTTCAGAACAAGTTGAAGTTCTACATTTGCTCCATATTCCTTACAAGCTTTGTTTGCCAAAAGCTTACTATCACTTACTCAAAACTTATCTACAGACTTAAGAATTTAGTGCACAAATGCTGCTTTTAATACTTCTCCACCAATTCTCCTGAATTGAGTACATGTATACAATAAGGAAGAACATCTAATAGCTACCTACCTTTGAAGGTCTGTCTGCCAAGCAAAAAAGCCTTTTAACCTCCACAAGCTTTCCAAATCAAAACTATTACTTTAGAAGTAACAGCTGTTTCACCATCCACTCATCCAGCCACTAATCCAACCTTAAATGAATCCTTTAAAGCTACCAGATGAAAAATTAGGTGTGTACTTCAGTTTGCAGACCACAGACACTCCAACACCTGTCCTGGCAACTCAAGAATGAAGGCAACTCATGCCCAATTCCTTCATTAGCAAAGGCTGTAGCTGTGGAAGTATGCAGCTCTGAATATCCATGcccatgttttgttttctgttcagCTATATTCTATGGGTCTACATAACATAGGCAGACAAACAAGTACACCTTAGAAGGACTTTCCAAATTAGACTGAACACCAGATAACAAAAGCATACCCACCTCCATGAACTAACATTGCCTGCTTGGCATTAAGTGTCACTACTATCTATAGATTTGCTTCAAATTGATAATCGAAACAGTGGTTGCTTGGCTCTGAAAACACAATGCCAACAGTGCACCAATTGAATTTTCTCACATAGTACAAAATCCtaaaatcaggcagggttgggacaaggatcatctagtcccaacccccctgccatgggcagggacaccctaccctacatcaggctggccagagtcccatccagcctggccttaaatgcttccagggacaaggcctcaaccacctccctgggcaacccattccagggtctcaccactcatgctcaacaatttcctcctcacaaccagcctgaacctacccatctccagcttcactcctagtcctgtcactccctgatatcctgaaaactccttccccagcttttttgtaggcccccttcagatactgggaggccacaaggtcaccttgcagcctcctcttctccagactgaacagccccaactcttttcagtctgtcctcacagcagagctgctccagccctgtgatcatcccagtggcccttctctggacacactccagcacatccacatcctttttataatgggggctccagaattggacaaacccctccaggtggggtctcaccagagcagagtagaggggaagaatcacctccctccaatggctggccacacttctcctgatgcagcccaggatctggttggcacTCTGGGCTGCAcgtgtacactgctggctcacgttgagcttgtcgtccagcagcacccccaggtccctctactcagggctgctctccagccactcactgcccagcctggatttgagcttgggattgccccgacccagatgcaAGATACtgaacttggtcttgttgaaatAGTAGCTTTCAAATCAGAACTGAAGGGCAAAGCAAGATTTTATTGGCATAGTTTATTTGATGTTAAAGCCAGATGACATGGTTCTTTCCAGAATAATCCCatacttcttcacagaatcatctaGTCTGTAAAGGAAAAGATGGATCAGTGCTACACGATTAAAAGTCTTTCCACTCATACCTGAAAAAAGCCTTTTTCAAACCAGTCAGGTGAACCATGCTGCCTTTCTTAGAACATAAAAGTTCAAAATTTCACAGTATTGTCAAATAATAACAAAAGCCTGGGTTATGGCACTTCTGTAGAAGAGCTCAAGAAACAGCAACTGTTTTACCAGCTCTGTGTTTAAGGCATTATACTCAGTTTGCCGACAGACTGTTCAAGTTGCTTCTCAAACTATTTCTAATAAACAGTTACTGCCCACAACACATATAACTTGTTTCTGCAGCAAAGATAGTTAAAAACCAGTTTAAGACCAGTCTGAAAGAGTATCAGGTTTGTCTATCAGCAATTTACTTAAGTGTCTCTAAGAAAGCAACAGAAATTTGCCCTCCAAATGGAAATTACAGCACTACGGTGAACTATCCTGTCCTTGGCATACCTACAACAGGAAAACATAAGCCTTGTTTACAATAACACTAAATAATCAACAGTTTAGCAACAGCAATTCTGAACTGATAATTTCAGTCTTTAGACTAATCAAGCATTTCATTAAGTATAAGTCACATAAATCACCAATTCAGTAGTAAGCAACTTGTAAATATCGAAGTCTTTCTTGTACTTCAACTCTTGCACTGGGTTCTGTATCAAAAATATCACACGCATTGCCTAAAATAACATTAGATCTACTAACAACTACAAACTACTGAATGTCTACCCCTTCATAGCAGTCAGAAGTCATACCTGTTATCCATTTTCCATCTGATGTGTGCTCATTTACTGAAAAAGATAAAGCATTTATTAATAAGAGAACAGTTTTATTCAAGGTTTACTACTGGAGGAATCAGACCTTTAATGCTTTTTACTGACACAATATGCTTTTTCTAACTACCACAGTGTAATGTGATAGCCTTTGACTGCTACAGAGGCTCAAGACTTAGCCTTCACACATTCCCTCAAACTGAAAACAGAACCTGGCAACAGCTGTTTAAAGCTTAAGCCATTGTCAGAAGGCAGTTGCACGTTTAGCTCATATCTACAGGCTACAATGGCTTGAAGTGCCTACCTGTTCACTCTTCTGTTGGATCAAGTGTTTCTAAATAAAACTGTTTGTTTGAAAGGCTCATATGTCAAAGGCTATGACATTACCAGCAGGGTGGAGGTTTTCAATGTTTTTTCTTGCATTTCAATATCCCAGAGCGTACAGGTCACTGCTCTAAATGCAAACACTAGCTGAGAGACATCCACATCTACTTGTTAAAACTTTTATGAGCTCAGCAAACAATAGTTTAGATACAAAATTATCTTAAAGTATGATTTAGCTGCAGACTAGATTAAATACCACAAACTATGTCAAAGTACTTGTGAAACTGCAGGCAAATCAGAAGAGGAATTCTGAATGAATATAAGTGAAAGGAAGTGCAAGAGAAAAATTAAGTCAGTCAGCAGCATAATTAACTTCTGGCTTTAAAGGTCAAAAGGAACTATTCAAGTATGATTCACCATTTCTAAAATTTTCATGACTATATGGTATAGAACTCACAACAATAGAGACTTGCCTGAAGATACCTCAGAATCGAGTGCCTATGCATTTCTGAGATAAACAGCTTTCACAGATTGTATAGGTAGACTTCAAAACATATTCCAGGACTCCTACTAAAAAACTCCATATAGCTGTGACAAAGGATGATGAACCATGCTACTCCAGTGTCTAGACATGCATTTTTCTAGACAGAGCTTTCAGAAACAAGTGCACTGTTCTCCAGCAAACATAGAAACTGTCGTTAAGTTTAATGCAAGGACACAAAGATTAACACAACTGATGAACAATGCATGCTTATCAACCAGAAGATCATTttaaaagacaggaaaaaacaacaactaaaaGTCATAGTTCACCTACTACTGAGACTACATGCTACTTTGAGAAGCACTTGATACAGAGGTTGCATCTGCTCTACAGTTATCATAGCAAACAATCCTGGTCTTCAATTTCTGAAGAATTTCTATGATCTGGAGAGCTTTACTAATTGAAGTGACTCAGCCATTTTGCATTAACACTCAAAACAGCTACCTTCAAGTGAATACTCTTGAAAAGAAGGTTATCCTGGTATCAGTGTGCTATTAAATGACTCCTCTGTCATTGACAAGCGAGTGTATTTTGGTATTACTACTATACCAAATGCTAATTTGGGATGGTATATTATAAACAGCTGATGGACTCTAATCATAACACAGTGTTAAAGCAAAAAGACTCCAAATCTTATGTAGAGGTTATCTCATCTAGTAGTTCATAGCATATTGTTTTACTTCCATCCAGTGGTAAGACTGATTCCATGAAGACTTATTTCATTGTAGTTCATGTGTTAACTTGGAGTATTGCAGGCTAATAGTCTACAACTCTTGTCATTTCCAACTCGTCTCAAATACACCGAGTTATGACGCAACTTAGTTTTCACAAACATACACAACTACTGTCACACAAAGATGACTCATGCAATTGCACTGTACTACTTTGAATGAGAACCTGGGGCTTTCTGAACCAATGCCTTCAATCAACGGCATTGAGTTCCTTGGATTTCTTCTCACTGGGAATTCCTTATTTAATGTTGCTTCACTAGTTTCACGTGTCTGGCTTGCTATTAGTCAAATTTGTTTTCTAAATCACACAGAAAAAAGTTCATGATGAAGTATCTGAATCCTTACAGGACAGAAGCAAGTTTACAGCAAACATGCACGTATACAAGGCAGTACAGTGCTCCAGTTAAAAGAACGCACACACATTTCAGTGATGTCTAATTCAGTCACCACATCCATGCTCATTTTCAGTACCTGCTAGATACTTCATTTCTGATGGAGAATTCCAAGAAAGTGGGAAAAAAGCAAAAGTGAAGATTACTAAAGGTCAAGATACTTCAGCAGCTACAGAACTAAGCATCAAACCCCACTGCCCTCTTCTTGTTAGAAGACTTTAGAAAACCCACTGAATGCACAGCTTAGTATTTTCCAGAGAACAAAAAGCTGCCAATGAAGATGACCACCTTCATACCTAGGCTACTGCTCAGTTTTGGTGAGCTTTTGGATAGTTTGAGAATAGAGGAGTTCTGCCTCCCTCCAAGCTGACACAAGTTTTGgccacagcacaggaagctcccaCCAGGGGAAAACATCTTTGGAATCACTTACCTAAACCCAGAGTAAAGCAAGCATTCCAACTTATTTCTGTTTATACATTGCCCTCATTGCCTTCAACAGCACCCATCCTTAACAAAATTTCTTCTATATTTAACACCATAAATAACGGTAACATGGAATAAACATCAGATTCGTCAGTAGTTCCAGTAACAAGTGTTAAAACAGCCTAATATGTATATTGCAATACTAAATTATGCAATTAGAGCAATATTGTTAGATTTATGGAAGCTTAACTTCAGCTTGAGTGACACGTAGGAAACAAGCATTTAAGAAGCATTGTTTCATGTTGTATCAGCTAAGCTTGCAGCAGTGAGAAGCAAAACTAAGCTACTGGGCTGATAACAAGCTATTACACCACCACACAGATTACCTTCTGTTATCCAGTAGAACAGGTGAAAGAAACGAAGAAAAACAATGTTATTCTGTTGAAGAATTTCTCATCAACATGCCAAGGCAACATGCTCACTCTGACTTACAGATGTTCTCATCTTACCTTTTTGCCTGCACCAACATTTGCCTTGGCTGTGCCTCTGACTTTCTTCATTCTGTTCTTACGCTCCTTTCGCTGCTTCCTAGaagtcttctttttttcataCAGGCCGTGCTATAAAAAACAGTTAAAGCTGCACTGAACATTGTTTCACTGATTGTAACTTTGAATTCAAGTTCTACTATTTCTGGACTCTTCAAATATTATTTAAACCTGAAATAGTAGATAAATAGTGAGACAAGTTCACTAGCAAATGATTCAACACAAAATAGAAGCACTCAAGCAGCTACTAGATCAGCAGCATCTCTAATGCTTCCTCGAGACCTTTAATAGGACAAATATTTTCATTCCTGCCAGACATCACTGGCAACAGCACCTTTACCTGCCATGTTTCCCTTAAAATACAGTAAGCTAACCTGCATTCTTAAGATCTTCTACAACTCTTGAGTACACCAACGGTACTTTTCGTAAGATTTTAGCTTTTACATATGTAAGTCACGAAAGAAAACCAACGTTTAAAACCCATCCTAATTGTTTCCGACTTGCTGGGAAACAACTTACCCTGGCAAGCCTGTGCTTTGGTTCGTTTTTCTTTGCATAGTCCAGGGAATCATAAATCATGCCAAAACCTGTTGTCTTGCCACCACCAAAGTGAGTTCTGAAGCCGAAGACGAAAATTACATCCGGGGTCGTCTTGTACATTTTTGCCAACTTTTCCCTGATTTCTGTTTTGGGAACTGTGGCCTTCCCAGGATGAAGAACATCAATCACCTAAGAAAGAATTTTTACATGTTGTATGAAAAGGTCAATATACAATACAGCTACATGCTACAGTCCCATCATAAGCTTAAGGCTTAACCCACCACTGAGGTACAAAGTGTTATTCAGTTGATACAGAAGCGTTCCTAACCCTACAGatccatagaatcagttagaCATATAAGATTGAGTCAAACCACAAACCTAACACAGCTGAGTCCCACAAAACCACATCTGTTAAACACTTTCAGCACAAAGCAACACATCTAAATCTATAAGCTCCCAGAACAAGAACCTGAAGATTTTAAGAGCCTCTTCAAAGTGGCTAAACCCTAGCCCAGAAAATAATTCAAAGCTATTTTGTGTACTCCCTTACCATCTGCTTGCGCTGAAGGAGTCTGTTTGTCATGAACTTCCTGGTTCTGATAGTCACTGTGTCATTCTGCAAGAGAAGATACAAAAACCAGAACAGCTACAGATACAATTCAAACGTTAAATGCAGACAGAAATAATACATAGCACAGCAAGTCAGTAGTCTCCTGC includes:
- the RPS24 gene encoding small ribosomal subunit protein eS24 isoform X3, translating into MNDTVTIRTRKFMTNRLLQRKQMVIDVLHPGKATVPKTEIREKLAKMYKTTPDVIFVFGFRTHFGGGKTTGFGMIYDSLDYAKKNEPKHRLARHGLYEKKKTSRKQRKERKNRMKKVRGTAKANVGAGKK
- the RPS24 gene encoding small ribosomal subunit protein eS24 isoform X2, whose amino-acid sequence is MNDTVTIRTRKFMTNRLLQRKQMVIDVLHPGKATVPKTEIREKLAKMYKTTPDVIFVFGFRTHFGGGKTTGFGMIYDSLDYAKKNEPKHRLARHGLYEKKKTSRKQRKERKNRMKKVRGTAKANVGAGKKK
- the RPS24 gene encoding small ribosomal subunit protein eS24 isoform X1, with amino-acid sequence MNDTVTIRTRKFMTNRLLQRKQMVIDVLHPGKATVPKTEIREKLAKMYKTTPDVIFVFGFRTHFGGGKTTGFGMIYDSLDYAKKNEPKHRLARHGLYEKKKTSRKQRKERKNRMKKVRGTAKANVGAGKKVR
- the RPS24 gene encoding small ribosomal subunit protein eS24 isoform X5, producing MNDTVTIRTRKFMTNRLLQRKQMVIDVLHPGKATVPKTEIREKLAKMYKTTPDVIFVFGFRTHFGGGKTTGFGMIYDSLDYAKKNEPKHRLARHGLYEKKKTSRKQRKERKNRMKKVRGTAKANVGAGKK